The Henckelia pumila isolate YLH828 chromosome 2, ASM3356847v2, whole genome shotgun sequence genome includes a window with the following:
- the LOC140883371 gene encoding mediator of RNA polymerase II transcription subunit 22a-like: MNKGAGIGGAAGGGGPTAAASATAAQKQKVLLQRVDGDVGHLVDNFAYLVNVARVNDAPVQNSQESFMMEMRAARIVQAADSLLKLVSELKQTSVFSGFASLNDHVDQRTDELNKLVEITNGMLAGIGEEAAARLKELESHYYSSILRSDMSQEL; encoded by the exons ATGAATAAAGGAGCAGGCATAGGAGGCGCCGCAGGTGGCGGTGGACCCACTGCCGCTGCGTCCGCAACGGCGGCCCAAAAGCAGAAAGTACTCCTTCAAAGGGTGGATGGAGATGTTGGACATCTTGTTGATAATTTCGCGTACCTCGTTAATGTGGCTCGG gttaatgatGCTCCGGTTCAAAATTCTCAAGAATCTTTCATGATGGAGATGCGCGCTGCAAGAATT GTTCAAGCAGCTGACTCTTTGCTTAAGTTGGTGTCCGAATTAAAGCAGACATCAGTATTTTCCGGATTTGCATCACTCAACGACCATGTGGACCAGAGAACAGATGAGTTAAATAAACTTGTGGAAATTACAAATGGTATGTTGGCTGGAATTGGAGAAGAGGCAGCAGCTAGACTCAAGGAGCTTGAATCCCATTACTATTCCTCGATCCTGAGATCCGACATGAGTCAAGAACTGTGA